A window from Nocardioides mesophilus encodes these proteins:
- a CDS encoding MBL fold metallo-hydrolase → MRLTVVGCAGSYPGPDSPASCYLLEVDQGGRTWRVVLDLGSGALGALHRYVDPLLIDAVLISHLHADHYFDLSGLYVMWKYHPAGARPPIPVWGPPGIGRQMARAYGLPADPGMSAEFHFHSYDDQPVTLGPFTVRPSRVVHPVPAYGLRIEADGAVLAYSGDTGPCGQLVELAKDADLLLAEAAFREGVQNPADLHLTGADAGRAATAAGVRRLVLTHVPPWYDGEAAVAEARTTYDGPLELATSGAVYEI, encoded by the coding sequence ATGAGGCTCACCGTCGTCGGCTGCGCCGGCTCCTACCCCGGTCCGGACTCGCCGGCCAGCTGCTACCTGCTCGAGGTCGACCAGGGGGGTCGCACCTGGCGGGTGGTGCTCGACCTCGGCAGCGGCGCGCTGGGCGCGCTGCACCGCTACGTCGACCCGCTGCTCATCGACGCGGTGCTGATCAGCCACCTGCACGCCGACCACTACTTCGACCTCAGCGGCCTCTACGTGATGTGGAAGTACCACCCCGCGGGCGCCCGCCCACCGATCCCGGTCTGGGGGCCGCCGGGCATCGGCCGGCAGATGGCCCGGGCCTACGGCCTGCCCGCCGACCCGGGGATGTCGGCGGAGTTCCACTTCCACTCCTACGACGACCAGCCGGTCACGCTGGGCCCCTTCACGGTCCGGCCCAGCCGGGTGGTGCACCCGGTCCCGGCGTACGGCCTGCGGATCGAGGCCGACGGGGCGGTGCTGGCCTACTCCGGCGACACCGGGCCGTGCGGCCAGCTGGTCGAGCTGGCCAAGGACGCCGACCTGCTGCTCGCGGAGGCGGCGTTCCGTGAGGGCGTCCAGAACCCGGCGGACCTGCACCTCACCGGGGCCGACGCCGGCCGGGCCGCGACCGCTGCCGGTGTCCGCCGGCTCGTGCTCACGCACGTGCCCCCGTGGTACGACGGCGAGGCCGCGGTGGCGGAGGCGCGCACGACTTACGACGGCCCGCTCGAGCTGGCGACGAGCGGCGCAGTCTACGAGATCTGA
- a CDS encoding sensor histidine kinase, translating into MPTTSPLRPGLAAHVAVGVVLAGASLFEAAYGVQDVGVTGASVVISVVIGVACVVAWWSPLAAVVVDVLALGLPMLWGPLPQMGGAHLIATMLLVGYAAYRTDRRTGLAAYAVGALVPASTIVVAGQTVWEFLFYALILGPAWVVGFLLRREQDRSAELATLAEALRLEREKQADVAVTAERTRISRELHDAVAHTVSVMTLQVGVVRRRLPEDSVEEQTLRGAESLGRQAVDELRRIVGLVREGERPALAPLPSLAQLDDLVGQVRSAGTDVSVDVRGDLGGVGHAMDMSAYRIVQEGLTNALRHSPGAPVEVVVDVGTSSLEIAVRNGRATRPVRGAGTPGGNGLPGMRERAHVLGGTLHAGPRPDGGFEVRAVLPLAPEASLRPAARASTRSSR; encoded by the coding sequence GTGCCGACCACCAGCCCGCTCCGCCCGGGACTCGCCGCGCACGTCGCCGTCGGTGTCGTGCTGGCCGGCGCGTCGCTGTTCGAGGCGGCGTACGGCGTCCAGGACGTCGGCGTCACGGGCGCCAGCGTCGTCATCTCCGTGGTCATCGGCGTCGCCTGCGTGGTGGCCTGGTGGTCACCCCTGGCCGCGGTGGTCGTCGACGTGCTCGCGCTGGGTCTGCCGATGCTCTGGGGCCCGCTGCCGCAGATGGGCGGGGCGCACCTGATCGCGACGATGCTGCTGGTGGGGTACGCCGCCTACCGCACCGACCGTCGCACCGGACTCGCCGCCTACGCGGTCGGTGCGCTGGTGCCCGCGAGCACGATCGTGGTGGCCGGTCAGACGGTGTGGGAGTTCCTCTTCTACGCGCTGATCCTCGGCCCGGCGTGGGTGGTCGGCTTCCTGCTGCGGCGCGAGCAGGATCGCAGCGCCGAGCTGGCGACACTGGCCGAGGCGCTGCGCCTCGAGCGGGAGAAGCAGGCCGACGTCGCGGTGACCGCCGAGCGGACCCGGATCTCGCGCGAGCTGCACGACGCCGTCGCCCACACGGTCAGCGTGATGACGCTCCAGGTGGGCGTGGTGCGCCGTCGGCTGCCGGAGGACTCGGTCGAGGAGCAGACGCTGCGCGGCGCCGAGTCGCTGGGCCGGCAGGCGGTCGACGAGCTGCGCCGCATCGTCGGCCTGGTGCGGGAGGGCGAGAGGCCGGCGCTCGCGCCGCTGCCGTCGCTGGCGCAGCTCGACGACCTGGTCGGCCAGGTCCGCAGTGCCGGCACCGACGTCTCCGTGGACGTCCGCGGGGACCTCGGCGGGGTGGGTCACGCGATGGACATGTCGGCGTACCGGATCGTCCAGGAGGGGCTCACGAACGCTCTGCGGCACTCCCCGGGAGCCCCCGTCGAGGTGGTGGTCGACGTCGGGACGTCGAGCCTCGAGATCGCCGTGCGCAACGGCCGGGCGACGCGGCCGGTCCGGGGGGCGGGCACCCCCGGCGGCAACGGGCTGCCGGGGATGCGCGAGCGGGCCCACGTCCTCGGCGGCACGCTGCACGCCGGTCCGCGCCCGGACGGCGGGTTCGAGGTGCGAGCCGTGCTGCCGCTGGCGCCGGAAGCGTCCCTGCGGCCGGCTGCCCGCGCGAGCACGCGGAGCAGCCGATGA